A stretch of Drosophila gunungcola strain Sukarami chromosome 3L unlocalized genomic scaffold, Dgunungcola_SK_2 000002F, whole genome shotgun sequence DNA encodes these proteins:
- the LOC128257879 gene encoding ornithine aminotransferase, mitochondrial — MFSKLSTRGIATRLSYLAQKTAAQESATSSGSSLSEAVYARENKYGAHNYHPLPVALSKGEGVFVWDVEGKRYFDYLSAYSAVNQGHCHPKIVKALTEQATKLALTSRAFYSDVLGEYEEYVTRLFGFDKVLPMNTGVEGGETACKLARKWGYLEKKIPANQAKIIFARNNFWGRTLSAVSASNDPSSYEGFGPFMPGFELIEYDNVTALEESLKDPNVCAFMVEPIQGEAGVVVPSNGYLKKVRELCSKYNVLWIADEVQTGLARTGKMLAVNYEQVQPDILILGKALSGGLYPVSAVLCNDQVMLCIKPGEHGSTYGGNPLGCKVAMAALEVLQEEKLAENAFKMGELLRSELSQLPKDVVSVVRGKGLLNAIVINKKYDAWQVCLKLKENGLLAKPTHGDIIRFAPPLVINETQMRESIDIIKKTILSM, encoded by the exons ATGTTCTCGAAACTGTCAACACGCGGCATTGCCACCCGCCTCAGCTACTTGGCCCAGAAGACGGCTGCCCAGGAGTCGGCCACTTCATCCGGATCTTCCCTTTCCGAGGCAGTCTATGCCCGGGAAAACAAATACGGTGCCCACAACTACCATCCACTGCCGGTTGCCTTGTCCAAGGGCGAAGGCGTCTTCGTCTGGGATGTGGAGGGAAAACGCTATTTCGACTACTTGAGTGCCTATTCGGCAGTCAACCAGGGCCACTGCCATCCAAAGATCGTCAAGGCCCTTACCGAACAGGCCACCAAATTGGCCTTGACATCGCG TGCCTTTTATTCAGATGTCCTGGGCGAGTACGAGGAGTATGTGACTAGGCTATTTGGTTTCGACAAAGTGCTGCCCATGAACACGGGTGTTGAGGGTGGAGAAACCGCCTGCAAATTGGCCCGCAAGTGGGGCTATCTGGAGAAGAAAATACCAGCCAATCAGGCCAAGATCATTTTCGCCCGCAACAATTTCTGGGGACGCACCCTGTCCGCAGTGTCCGCCTCCAATGATCCCAGTAGCTACGAGGGATTTGGACCCTTCATGCCGGGATTCGAGTTGATCGAATACGATAATGTTACAGCACTGGAGGAGTCGCTCAAGGATCCCAATGTGTGCGCTTTCATGGTGGAACCCATTCAGGGCGAGGCCGGTGTGGTGGTCCCGAGTAATGGTTATCTGAAGAAGGTCCGTGAACTCTGCTCCAAGTACAATGTCCTCTGGATTGCCGATGAAGTGCAGACGGGATTGGCCAGAACCGGAAAAATGCTGGCTGTTAATTACGAACAGGTTCAGCCAGATATTCTGATCCTGGGAAAGGCATTATCCGGTGGCTTGTATCCTGTTTCTGCGGTTCTCTGCAACGATCAGGTGATGCTGTGCATCAAGCCAGGTGAGCATGGATCCACATACGGTGGTAATCCTTTGGGCTGCAAGGTGGCCATGGCCGCCTTGGAGGTCCTGCAGGAGGAAAAGCTGGCCGAGAATGCCTTCAAAATGGGTGAACTGCTGCGCAGCGAGTTGTCTCAGCTTCCCAAGGATGTGGTTTCGGTGGTGCGCGGAAAGGGTCTGCTCAACGCCATCGTCATTAATAAGA AATACGATGCTTGGCAGGTGTGCCTGAAGCTCAAGGAGAATGGTCTTCTGGCCAAGCCCACCCATGGGGATATCATTCGTTTTGCTCCTCCACTCGTCATCAATGAGACTCAAATGCGCGAGAGCATCGACATTATCAAGAAGACCATTCTGTCTATGTAG